One window from the genome of Chaetodon trifascialis isolate fChaTrf1 chromosome 20, fChaTrf1.hap1, whole genome shotgun sequence encodes:
- the nfil3 gene encoding nuclear factor interleukin-3-regulated protein: MSLVTIANSNNMQSIKQEVDSSEAYSGEDALVLAVANRDLIGHNMSAVPFKAKTTCRRKREFIPEEKKDTIYWERRRKNNEAAKRSREKRRLNDMVLENKLMALGEENASLRAELLSLKLKFGLVSSAAYAQEVEKLSSSTTVNLYQEIVPTSAGQGSSRDLGPLHLRNSCISVIKHSPHIPETCIATQGSLNICRTAEVKQEPGENSSYAQERSSPYELYRNFMASPLSVVYSQPTSFLQITRSSSNSPRSSDDSAVSKSSDGEDEQQVPKGLMPSVADPRSVIVSTHKVPDVSSSALPHKLRIKARTIQIKVEAIDPEYESSGKSSSPVSISEGECYQNTRYSLQYTQSSTCPLSLQVTNMQEWTHQSEKWRKSSTETLQNGCKSRLTPSPVSNKTVVHVKETSCAHSDAEY; encoded by the coding sequence ATGAGCCTAGTGACAATAGCTAACAGCAATAATATGCAATCAATCAAGCAAGAGGTGGACTCTAGTGAGGCCTACAGTGGAGAGGATGCCCTGGTCTTGGCTGTGGCTAACAGAGACCTGATAGGCCACAACATGTCTGCAGTCCCATTCAAGGCTAAAACTACCTGTCGCAGGAAAAGGGAGTTTATccctgaggagaaaaaagacacCATTTACTGGGAGAGGCGTCGCAAAAACAATGAGGCGGCTAAACGCTCCAGAGAGAAGCGGCGCTTAAATGACATGGTGCTTGAGAATAAGTTGATGGCCCTTGGAGAGGAAAATGCCTCCCTCAGggctgagctgctgtcattGAAACTGAAGTTTGGCCTGGTGAGCTCGGCAGCATATGCCCAAGAAGTCGAGAAGTTATCCAGCTCCACCACTGTCAACCTCTATCAGGAGATTGTTCCAACCAGTGCTGGCCAAGGTTCCAGCAGGGATTTGGGGCCTCTTCACCTACGCAACAGCTGTATATCAGTCATCAAgcattcacctcacatccccgAGACATGTATTGCAACTCAGGGGAGCCTCAACATCTGCAGGACTGCAGAGGTCAAGCAAGAACCAGGAGAGAATAGCAGCTATGCACAGGAGAGGAGTAGTCCCTATGAACTCTATAGAAACTTCATGGCCAGCCCTTTGTCTGTAGTCTACTCCCAGCCTACTTCATTCCTTCAGATCACCAGGTCATCTAGTAACTCCCCCAGAAGCTCAGATGATAGTGCTGTAAGCAAATCATCAGATGGTGAGGATGAGCAGCAGGTCCCCAAAGGATTGATGCCATCTGTAGCTGACCCAAGAAGTGTCATTGTCTCCACACACAAAGTGCCAGATGTCAGTTCTTCAGCTTTGCCTCATAAACTGCGGATCAAAGCCAGAACCATTCAAATCAAAGTGGAGGCCATTGACCCTGAATACGAGTCTTCTGGAAAGTCCTCCTCGCCTGTCAGCATTTCAGAGGGTGAATGCTACCAGAACACTAGGTACTCTTTACAATACACCCAGTCCTCTACATGCCCTTTGTCATTACAGGTCACCAACATGCAAGAATGGACTCACCAGTCTGAGAAGTGGCgtaaaagcagcacagagacactgcagaaCGGCTGCAAGAGTAGGCTAACCCCAAGCCCTGTCTCAAACAAAACCGTTGTACATGTAAAAGAAACGTCCTGTGCACACTCAGATGCTGAGTATTGA